DNA from Calorimonas adulescens:
AGCCCAATCCATCTTTCATGTTTTCACCACCATCTTTTTTTGATATATTATATTTAAGACAAATAAAAAATGTTAACAATTAGGAGTGGTTAGTGATGTTAGAAAAAACACTTGTCATAATCAAACCAGATGGTGTAAAACGTGGATTAGTAGGCGAAATCATAAAAAGATACGAGCAAAAACAGCTCGTTATAAAGTCAATTAAAATTGTAAATGCAGATTATACACTACTGAGAGAACATTATTATGAGCATATTGGTAAAAGTTATTTTAATGAATTATTAAATTACATGATGTCAGGACCTCTTATAGCCATTATATGGGAGGGAGAAAACGCAATAAAGCTGGCAAGATATATTAATGGAGATACAAATATTGAAAAAGCTATGCCTGGAACTATTCGTGGTGATTTTGCATCTAATACCACATATAACCTTGTGCATGCATCGGATTCAGCTGAATCGGCCGAACGGGAACTAAAGCTTTGGTTTCCGGAGCTCTAATACAAAGTGAAGGATGTCGCAGTATATTTAAAAAATTGCTGAGGCGAGCCTGTGAATAAAAGTCTGTAAAATATAGCTTTCTATGATAAAATAAAAAATATCATAGGAAGCTGTTTTATTAATTGCATTTATCGATGCTGTCCATTTTTTCGTCAGGGACAATTATGTAGCTGACTTTAAAGCCACTAAAAAATAGGCTTTTCCAGTAAGAAGCTGGGGAAAAATATATGGTGAACTATCCATAATGTATGATGGGAGACTAAAGTAACAAAAAAAGCATGCCCAAAATATCCTTTTTTAAAGATACCCTTGACATGCTTCTAATTTATCACTAAAACTTTCACACTCTCGTAAAAATTGTTATTCTGTTTCTTCCTTTTCCTTCTCATTATTAAATATTACTGGTTTTACAGGAGAAATTGTTGATATCGCGTGCTTATATATCAACTGTTGTTGCTTGGTTTCATTTTCCAATACAACTGTAAAATTATCAAACCCTTTTACTATTCCCCTCAACTGAAAGCCGTTGATTAAGTAAATTGTTACAACTGTGTGCTCCTTTCTCACCTGATTTAAAAAAATATCTTGTAAATTAATTGCGGATTTTGGACTATTCATCGTATTAATATCCCCCTTCAGATAAATAATGTAACTATGCACTCTTTTTTATATTCGATTATTCTTTGCATATTCCTGCTAACCTCTCAATAATTTTTTTTATAATGTCTTCTTCATCTATTTTATCTAAGTCAAACCACTCTACCCGGTCATTGTTTCTAAACCAGGTTAACTGCCGTTTAGCATACCGCCTTGTATCTCTTTTAATTAAATTTATTGCTTCATTCAGACCTAATTTGCCTCTTAAATACCCTAATATTTGTCTATATCCAATTGCCTGCATAGAATTTAATCTTTCATCATAGCCCATGGATAATAATGACCTGACTTCTTCAACCAATCCTTTGTTAATCATAATATCTACACGTCTTTCTATTCTATCATATAGTATAGTTCTATTCATCGTAAGCCCAAAAATCAGGGTATTATACTTAGTATTTGGCTGGTTATTAGAAAGTTGTTGATAGTATGATATTGGTTTTCCAGTTCGATAGTATACTTCTAAAGCCCTAATGATTCTCTTCTTGTCATTTACTGAGATTTTCTTTGCCGATACGGGGTCTATTTTGTATAACATATTATGCAGATATTCTATACCCTTTTCATTCGATAAATTATCTAACTGTTCACGAAAATTTTTATCAGGACCTGATTCGGAATAATTGACTTTATTAATGATTGAGTTTATATATAGACCTGTCCCCCCAACAACAATTGGAATTTTATTTTTGCTATATATCTTTTCAATGGCTTTCTCTGCATCTTGCTTGTACAACGCCACACTGTATTCCTCATCGGGGTATACTATATCAATCATATAGTGCCTCACAATATTTCGTTTGCTGACTTCTGGCTTCGCTGTACCTATATCCATTAGTTTATATATTTGCATCGAATCTGCTGATACTATTTCACCGTTAATTTTCAATGCTAAGTCAAATGCCAAATCACTCTTACCCACAGCTGTAGGTCCGACAATTACTATCAATGGAGGCGCCACAAATAATCACTTCCCTCATATTCGTTTAAATAGCTTTTCAATATCCTTTATTGACTTTTTTAGTATAGTAGGTCTTCCATGGGGACAGGTAAAAGGCTCTTTACAGTGCATCAAATCATTGATAAGACTATCAATTTCAATATTGTCTAATCTTTTGTTTGCTTTTACCGCTG
Protein-coding regions in this window:
- the hfq gene encoding RNA chaperone Hfq codes for the protein MNSPKSAINLQDIFLNQVRKEHTVVTIYLINGFQLRGIVKGFDNFTVVLENETKQQQLIYKHAISTISPVKPVIFNNEKEKEETE
- the ndk gene encoding nucleoside-diphosphate kinase, with the translated sequence MLEKTLVIIKPDGVKRGLVGEIIKRYEQKQLVIKSIKIVNADYTLLREHYYEHIGKSYFNELLNYMMSGPLIAIIWEGENAIKLARYINGDTNIEKAMPGTIRGDFASNTTYNLVHASDSAESAERELKLWFPEL
- the miaA gene encoding tRNA (adenosine(37)-N6)-dimethylallyltransferase MiaA, giving the protein MAPPLIVIVGPTAVGKSDLAFDLALKINGEIVSADSMQIYKLMDIGTAKPEVSKRNIVRHYMIDIVYPDEEYSVALYKQDAEKAIEKIYSKNKIPIVVGGTGLYINSIINKVNYSESGPDKNFREQLDNLSNEKGIEYLHNMLYKIDPVSAKKISVNDKKRIIRALEVYYRTGKPISYYQQLSNNQPNTKYNTLIFGLTMNRTILYDRIERRVDIMINKGLVEEVRSLLSMGYDERLNSMQAIGYRQILGYLRGKLGLNEAINLIKRDTRRYAKRQLTWFRNNDRVEWFDLDKIDEEDIIKKIIERLAGICKE